CCAAGCGATTATTTAAAATCCCGCAATATATTTATTTCTTGTGAAGCGGAAGAACGTTTGCTTCCCGCTACATTAGATATTATTGGCGAAGACATAGTAGTGTTTGCTTCTGATTTCCCGCACTGGGATACTGAGTTTCCTGCAAACCTAGAACATTTGCGGAACCGTCAAGATCTCAGTGATTCACAAAAAGAAAAAATTCTTGGATTGAATGCTAAGCGACTCTACGGTTTTGAATAGAGGAATATCATGTATGACTTATCTGGAAAAGTGGCATTAGTTACTGGAGCGGGAGGTGAGCACGGCTTTGGGCGTGCAATTGCCAATCGGTTAGCTAAAGAAGGAGCGGATGTTGCAGTGAATGATGTTTCAATCAATCCCTATTCAACAAAAGCGAATTCATGGTCAGGCCTAGAAGATGTTGTTACTGAAATCAAGGCAAAAGGCAAAAATAGTATTGCGCTTGTCGGTGATGTATCAGACAGCGCTCAGGTAGATGAAATGGTTCAGGAAACAATTGATCATTTCGGAAAAATCGACATCTTAATAAACAATGCAGGATCACGGCCTGGGCCTGATCGGGTGCTTCTTGTAGACCTTACAGAGGAAGCATTCGACGAAGTTCAACGTATCAATGTTAAGGGAACGTTCCTTTGCACAAGAGCAGTTGCCCGGCATATGGTGCAAAGGCAAGGGCCAGGGAAAATAGTTAATATTTCATCGACTGCGGGAAAAAGAGGGCTTCCAAGATACGCCGCATACACCGCTTCAAAATTCGCTTTAGTCGGGTTTACTCAATCGGTTGCCCATGAGCTAGGTGAGTACAAGATAAATGTAAATGCCATCTGCCCTGGGCTTGCAGAAACCGAAAGAGTGATTCACATAGCGAATGCAGTTAAGCCTGAAGGTACTGATACTGATTTGCATCTGAGGAAAATGATAGAACAGAGAGCCACCGTGAATCCGTTAGGAAGGATCACAGAAACGGAAGATATAGCCAAAATGGCAGCGTTCCTCTGTTCTGAGGAAGCAAACTATCTCACTGGACTAGCGCTGTCAGTATCGGGCGGAGATGTTATGTATTAGAAGCGCAGGGGGCAATATTGGTCAGGCCCCCCGAGCTCCTTAGTGACAAATCGTCGAGTTATCCCATCTGAGCGATGGTTTTACCAATAATGTTAAGTCCAGTGTTGCAAACACCGCACGTACCTTTAATGATTGGCTTACCATTTTTTGTCTGCTCGTCACGAGGACCGGACATATCACGCTTATCCCTACATTTAACACAGTATGCTTGCATGGTGCCTCCTTAGGGGCTATCTCACCCCAACTGCGCTCCCAATAATACGTGCAATAACTCTTTCTGCAACTCTTTTTATAGCGCTTTTTTATCGATTTTTTGTCAATTTCAATAGATTCATTGATTCCAGAGGTGATTTTTCATGGCCGTTATCAATTAGTGGGGCCAAAAAACTGGACAAATTACGTATTTTCAGTCATGGTGAGTAATAGACCCTTCGCACTCGTAATTGAGCAAGATTTTATTAGGAAGTTATTATGGCTGAAATAATCGACGCAGATACCCATATAATTGAACACCCAGGTGTTTGGGAATACTTTTCCGAAAAAAATTACCACCGCAGGCCGCAGCTTGCGTCGGTTGAGGCAACTGAAGCGGGGGGAAATAGGGATTTCGTGTGGCTAATCAATGGTAATGCTGTGCCAAAAAAACACGGAAAAGGAAGCTATGCAGTAGCCGTTGGTGGTTCTGATTCTGAAAACAATCGTACGGACATCAGAAATGAAGTTCGTTACATTACAGATCCTAAAGCGCGTGTTGAAGATATGGATAAAAGAGGTGTAGATAAAGAAATTGTTTTCCCTACTGTTTTACTAGCCTACATCACTGATGATGTTGAACTAGAAATTGAAATTTGCAAAAGCTACAACACTTATATGGCAAATGCATGGCGCGAAGCAGGTGATCGCATGCGTTGGGTTGTAGTGCCACCGTTGCGCAATATCGAAGAATCAATCAAGCAAATTGAATATGCTCATGACAATGGGGCGGTCAGCGTTTTCTTTAGAGGTGTAGAGGGTGATCGTTCCCTTGCAGAGTCTTATTTCGCTCCCGTATATGAGACGGCAAATCGATTAAACATGGCCATCAGCATTCATACCGGAGGAGGATCACCAGGAATGCTCCAAGTATTCGATAGGTCATTTTCTCATAATCTCCCGCACGTTCGGTCTTTACCATTATTCGCATTCCGCGACTTAGTGGCTCATAAAATCCCTGAAAAATATCCAAATCTTCGATTTGGCTTTATTGAAGCATCTGCTTCTTGGGTACCCTATGTAATACACCACATGAAACGTTCAGTAAGAGGAGCAACATTAGGAGCTAATCCAGATGCAGCGTTGGAATACGGTCCACAATTGTTTAAGGATTACCGCCTCTATATCGCCTCTGAGACTGACGAAGATATTCCTTACTTACTAAATTACATTGGTGAGGACAATATAATCATGGGCTCCGACTATGGGCATCAGGATCAATCCAAAGACAATGGAATGGTAGCCGTCATGCGCAATCGAAACGACATTGAACCGCATGTCATTGAGAAAATATTAACCAGCAACCCTGCAAAATATTACGGTATATAAATTACCCGTGCCTCATAGTTTCAAAAGTCTGCGAGCATTCAACTCGTAAATTTTTTCTTTATCTTCAATTGAGGCAGTTATTCCGTCCATCACACTGAGCGTGGATCTTATATATCCGGAACCTTTTTCGGGGTCAAATGGCGCATCTGAAGCAAAAAGGACATGATCTGCACCAAAAAATGCGAGCCCACATTCAGTCGCTGGAATAGAACCAAAGGTTGCGGTATCGGCATAGAACATCCGGAAATAATCATAAGGACGTTTTTCTAATCGAGCTAAAGTACCAGCCTCATGAGGGTCATCGCTACGCCTTCCAAGCTGGTCCAGCCCAGGGCCTACACGGCCTTCGAAAAACGGAACCATTCCGCCCAAGTGATGAGTAATTATTTTGATATCAGGGTGCTTATCAAACAATCCAGACATCACTATTCGACCCATAGCAACGCTTGTCTCATATGGCCATCCAAAAGCCCACCACATGTCATACCATGATCGGTCTTCATCTACATAATCAGCAAATTGAGCAGAACGAGTAGGATGCAGCCATATCGGAAGATCGTATGCAGCCATTTTTTCAAATATTGGCATAAGCTCCGGGTCATCTAATGCACGGCCATTTACATTAGTAAAAATTTGAATCCCACGGGCACCCATTTTCCCTACCGCTCTGTCAATTTCATCCAAAGATGCTTGGACATTATTCATTGGTAATGCCGCCACATAGCCAGGGAATCGATCAGGGTACTTATTAGCAACCTCTGCCATACCGTCATTTGCAATCTGAGCCAATTCCGGGCTGTCTTCCGGACCAGCTACAACTTCAATTGGAGGCAAATTAAGCGAAAAAACCTGCTTGTAATCCTCCCCAAATTGATCAATCTTCTCAAACCTTGCATCAACGTCATACAACATAGGAATTGCGGAGACGCGTTTCATCATGTACGCCCCTCCTTCACTCATGCTCGTAATCTTGTCGAAGTATGGCTTTGGAAGTATGTGATTGAAAATATCAATTTTTTGCATTTTGTCCTCTAATCTGTAATCTCATTCAAGTCGTACGTTATTAGCAAAATTGTATCCTGAGGAAATATCACTCTCAAAATCCCATATAACTCTTTCGCTAGGTTCAGTAGAAAAAGCATTTTCTAAATAATCAAGAATTTCTTTCCAAGCATATTCTGTTGGCTCAGGCCTATATCGCCCAGGCATTGTGTCATTAAACCAACCATGAGGGGCATCTTTGTAGATTCTAAATCTGTAGCTTTTATAATGCGCTTCAAGTGTATCCCTCATTTTCCTGATTGCATCGACTGAAATGATATGGTCTGCCTCTCCAAATAAACCCAAGACGCTGCAATTAATTTTTCTAATGAATTCATGAATGGATACGGGATGTTCTTCGGTTGGCGACCATTCTATTTCCTCCGGCCCTCCGTATAAAGCCACCACCGCTCGAGTATCAGGGCGATTTGCTGCGTATAGCATAGGCTGCCGTCCAGTTTGGCAAACCCCAATAATACCAATTCGTTGAGGGTCAGCATAATTGGTAGATGAGAGAAACTCTATAACTTCATCTATGTCTTCTAACGCCTCATTATCTCTGATGACTACTCTTGCAGAGCCTTCGGACAGGGCTTGCTTATCTCCCTCAAAACGGTGGAATAAATCGGGGCACACACCAACATAACCCGCGTTAGCAAGCTTCACTGCCATCTCTTTAGGGTGCTGTACTACACCATACCGCTCATGCAACCACATGACTGCAGGGATAGTAGCCTTGCTAATTGCGCTAGGTTTTGCCACCCATATCGTCTGGCCACTTGGTAGTACGTGGGAATCAATCATTGCTTTCTACACATTTCAATGCATTACTCTGAGTATTCAAGATTAATAATACCTTGCAACAAAATCTGCCAGTCGGTCAATTTGCTCCAAATCACCAATGCCGGGCTCTAAAACAAGCTCATCGCAACCAATTTCCTCATAAGCCCTGAATGCTTCGATTAAAGACTTATCATCTGAAGGTACTAAGACATCCATACGTCGCGCAGCCTCGCCACGAAATGAATAGTACGAGCGGATGGAATCAGCTGTTCGATCGGCTGCATATTTTCCCCAGGCACAAGTTAATCCTGCTACCAGTCGCGGACGGCCAGGCTTTTCGGCCTCTTTC
This genomic stretch from Dehalococcoidia bacterium harbors:
- a CDS encoding amidohydrolase, with the protein product MQKIDIFNHILPKPYFDKITSMSEGGAYMMKRVSAIPMLYDVDARFEKIDQFGEDYKQVFSLNLPPIEVVAGPEDSPELAQIANDGMAEVANKYPDRFPGYVAALPMNNVQASLDEIDRAVGKMGARGIQIFTNVNGRALDDPELMPIFEKMAAYDLPIWLHPTRSAQFADYVDEDRSWYDMWWAFGWPYETSVAMGRIVMSGLFDKHPDIKIITHHLGGMVPFFEGRVGPGLDQLGRRSDDPHEAGTLARLEKRPYDYFRMFYADTATFGSIPATECGLAFFGADHVLFASDAPFDPEKGSGYIRSTLSVMDGITASIEDKEKIYELNARRLLKL
- a CDS encoding DUF5679 domain-containing protein; this encodes MQAYCVKCRDKRDMSGPRDEQTKNGKPIIKGTCGVCNTGLNIIGKTIAQMG
- a CDS encoding dienelactone hydrolase family protein — encoded protein: MIDSHVLPSGQTIWVAKPSAISKATIPAVMWLHERYGVVQHPKEMAVKLANAGYVGVCPDLFHRFEGDKQALSEGSARVVIRDNEALEDIDEVIEFLSSTNYADPQRIGIIGVCQTGRQPMLYAANRPDTRAVVALYGGPEEIEWSPTEEHPVSIHEFIRKINCSVLGLFGEADHIISVDAIRKMRDTLEAHYKSYRFRIYKDAPHGWFNDTMPGRYRPEPTEYAWKEILDYLENAFSTEPSERVIWDFESDISSGYNFANNVRLE
- a CDS encoding amidohydrolase: MAEIIDADTHIIEHPGVWEYFSEKNYHRRPQLASVEATEAGGNRDFVWLINGNAVPKKHGKGSYAVAVGGSDSENNRTDIRNEVRYITDPKARVEDMDKRGVDKEIVFPTVLLAYITDDVELEIEICKSYNTYMANAWREAGDRMRWVVVPPLRNIEESIKQIEYAHDNGAVSVFFRGVEGDRSLAESYFAPVYETANRLNMAISIHTGGGSPGMLQVFDRSFSHNLPHVRSLPLFAFRDLVAHKIPEKYPNLRFGFIEASASWVPYVIHHMKRSVRGATLGANPDAALEYGPQLFKDYRLYIASETDEDIPYLLNYIGEDNIIMGSDYGHQDQSKDNGMVAVMRNRNDIEPHVIEKILTSNPAKYYGI
- a CDS encoding 3-oxoacyl-ACP reductase FabG, with translation MYDLSGKVALVTGAGGEHGFGRAIANRLAKEGADVAVNDVSINPYSTKANSWSGLEDVVTEIKAKGKNSIALVGDVSDSAQVDEMVQETIDHFGKIDILINNAGSRPGPDRVLLVDLTEEAFDEVQRINVKGTFLCTRAVARHMVQRQGPGKIVNISSTAGKRGLPRYAAYTASKFALVGFTQSVAHELGEYKINVNAICPGLAETERVIHIANAVKPEGTDTDLHLRKMIEQRATVNPLGRITETEDIAKMAAFLCSEEANYLTGLALSVSGGDVMY